A window of Metabacillus sp. B2-18 contains these coding sequences:
- the nikA gene encoding nickel ABC transporter substrate-binding protein, which translates to MKTTFLSIIIGIVLMLSACSNSSTNSKEAANEAEEKSLTFLFNFPTSTLDPHKDDNSTTVRAGITETLVKLNEDLELEPWLAIEWKAIDELTWSFTVQDGVLFQDGTKLDAEAVKQSFERGINVSESMKAALKLESVSTEGNSVIFKTTQPLPAFPSELTHPHTSIVKVEDDEKLRTAPIGTGPFVVDTFDSEVKVELTKNTSYWNGEPKLDKVTFGFNSDANARAMALQSGEADIIYYLPSELATSLKSDENIVVESVSSLRTHFISYNMNSSEGADEKVRQALDSLFDRDAVANDLMGGMAVPAGGPFNPDFPFSMKADPVKYDPSHAKKLLEEAGYKEDKGVMEKNGEPLKLEMITYQSRPELPLIAQMLQSNAKEIGVEINIKSVENIDEYLSTNEEWDIATYSNLTAPRGDVGYFLNSAYSLDGALNIGEINDSEINEIVTELNKTTDVEKRNDLGKQVENMTQQKIYQSYIVHPMITVAMNRDVKNYSVSKQEYYLITNQLDVE; encoded by the coding sequence ATGAAAACTACATTTTTGTCTATCATTATTGGAATCGTATTAATGCTGTCAGCATGCTCTAACTCAAGCACTAATAGTAAGGAAGCAGCAAACGAAGCCGAAGAAAAATCATTAACTTTTTTGTTTAATTTTCCTACAAGCACTCTTGATCCACACAAAGACGATAATAGTACAACAGTACGAGCTGGAATCACTGAAACTTTAGTCAAGTTAAATGAAGATTTGGAGCTTGAACCTTGGCTTGCAATTGAGTGGAAAGCAATTGATGAATTAACATGGTCATTTACCGTTCAGGACGGAGTACTGTTTCAAGACGGAACAAAATTAGATGCAGAAGCTGTGAAACAATCGTTTGAGCGTGGAATCAACGTTAGTGAATCAATGAAAGCAGCTTTAAAGCTAGAGTCAGTCTCAACTGAAGGAAATTCAGTTATTTTTAAAACAACACAACCTCTACCAGCTTTTCCTTCTGAATTAACACATCCGCATACGTCAATTGTTAAGGTAGAAGATGATGAGAAATTGAGAACTGCCCCAATAGGAACAGGACCTTTTGTTGTTGATACATTTGATTCAGAGGTAAAGGTAGAGCTTACTAAAAATACTTCGTATTGGAATGGAGAACCAAAACTTGATAAAGTAACATTTGGTTTTAATTCAGATGCGAATGCAAGGGCTATGGCTCTTCAATCTGGGGAAGCGGATATCATTTATTATCTACCTTCTGAATTAGCCACCTCTTTAAAGAGTGATGAAAATATTGTAGTAGAATCTGTGAGTAGTTTACGTACACATTTTATTTCCTATAACATGAACAGCTCTGAAGGTGCCGATGAAAAAGTCCGTCAAGCTTTGGATTCCTTATTTGATCGTGACGCAGTTGCCAATGACTTAATGGGAGGAATGGCTGTACCAGCAGGGGGGCCGTTTAATCCTGACTTTCCGTTTAGCATGAAAGCAGATCCCGTTAAATATGATCCTAGTCATGCAAAGAAACTGCTTGAAGAAGCTGGTTATAAGGAAGATAAGGGTGTAATGGAGAAAAATGGAGAACCGTTGAAACTAGAGATGATTACCTATCAATCAAGACCAGAGCTTCCACTTATAGCACAGATGCTTCAATCGAATGCAAAGGAAATAGGTGTTGAAATCAACATTAAATCTGTTGAAAATATTGATGAGTACTTATCAACAAATGAGGAATGGGATATTGCAACATACAGTAATTTAACTGCTCCACGTGGAGATGTTGGATATTTCCTGAATTCTGCCTATTCACTTGATGGTGCTCTAAATATTGGTGAAATTAATGACTCAGAAATTAATGAAATTGTAACAGAGCTAAATAAAACAACAGATGTTGAGAAACGTAACGATCTTGGAAAACAGGTTGAAAACATGACTCAGCAAAAAATTTATCAATCTTATATTGTTCACCCAATGATCACTGTTGCGATGAATAGAGATGTAAAAAACTATTCAGTTTCAAAACAAGAATATTATTTAATAACAAATCAATTGGATGTAGAATAA
- the nikB gene encoding nickel ABC transporter permease — protein MIRFLLSKIIQTIVVLLCLSFLSFVFIKLAPGDPVKAMLDIDEVMITEAEIEEIRSEMGFDQPIFVQYGMWLKQAIKLDFGESYLTNRPVLSEIQDRLQASLELMGGGMLVVILLSIPLGVCSAVYQSKWIDHLGRIFAFFGASIPSFWLGLLLIYFFSVKLKVLPFIGHNGAESLILPSLTLGLAMSAVYARLLRAAMLETMNKPYIKALRMKGIREKSLIFKYSLRESMIPVVTMFGMSLGNLLAGAIVVEILFSWPGLGKMVVEAIMNRDYPLIQAYILLSGIFVMSINLIVDLSYYLLDPKLRRKEQRA, from the coding sequence GTGATTCGATTTCTTTTATCAAAAATTATACAAACTATTGTCGTATTACTTTGTCTTTCGTTTTTGAGCTTTGTGTTCATTAAATTAGCACCCGGGGATCCTGTAAAGGCAATGTTGGATATTGATGAAGTGATGATTACAGAAGCAGAAATTGAGGAAATAAGATCGGAGATGGGCTTTGATCAGCCCATCTTTGTTCAATATGGAATGTGGCTTAAACAGGCGATTAAGCTAGATTTTGGGGAATCGTATTTAACAAACCGACCTGTTTTGAGTGAAATACAGGACCGCTTACAAGCTTCTCTTGAACTGATGGGAGGGGGAATGCTTGTTGTTATCTTACTATCGATTCCATTAGGAGTTTGTTCAGCTGTTTATCAATCAAAATGGATTGATCATCTTGGACGAATTTTTGCTTTTTTCGGAGCTTCCATTCCAAGCTTTTGGCTGGGACTTTTATTGATATATTTCTTTAGTGTAAAGTTGAAGGTTCTTCCGTTTATCGGTCATAATGGTGCCGAAAGCCTTATTCTCCCATCCCTTACATTAGGACTTGCAATGTCTGCTGTTTACGCTAGGCTATTGAGAGCGGCAATGCTTGAAACAATGAATAAGCCTTATATTAAGGCGTTGAGAATGAAAGGCATCCGTGAAAAAAGCTTAATTTTTAAATACTCCTTACGTGAGAGCATGATACCAGTTGTTACGATGTTTGGTATGAGCCTTGGTAATCTATTGGCAGGGGCAATTGTTGTAGAAATATTATTTTCATGGCCTGGATTAGGAAAAATGGTCGTTGAAGCCATCATGAATCGAGACTATCCGTTAATCCAAGCTTATATATTACTTTCAGGCATTTTTGTCATGAGTATTAATTTAATTGTTGACTTATCGTATTATCTTTTAGACCCAAAATTAAGAAGAAAGGAGCAGAGAGCATGA
- the nikC gene encoding nickel transporter permease translates to MITDVLHLKKKKRNLFIQTGVLLLILIMLLFFLSYLFNPHDPLKVNTGERLQSPSIEHLLGTDQLGRDILARLTEGAIYTLGISVLSIFVSLLIGLPVGVLSGYFGKKIDQLFMRVIDTFVAFPDFLLAIAITGLLGPGIWNVMIAIISVKWVGYARLTRSIVLTEKHKDYITMSAFSGSSVWKIMTLHLFKHILPQVIVLASLDIGKIILLISSLSYIGLGAQPPLPEWGAMLNEGRLYFQTSPALIIFPGLAIMLVVMAFNLIGDGLRDKLDVQFKRKG, encoded by the coding sequence ATGATAACGGATGTATTACATCTTAAGAAGAAAAAGCGAAATCTATTCATTCAAACGGGTGTACTATTACTCATCTTGATTATGCTCCTTTTTTTCTTATCTTATCTATTTAATCCACATGATCCATTAAAAGTAAACACTGGTGAACGATTGCAGTCGCCTAGTATCGAGCATTTACTAGGAACAGATCAACTAGGTAGGGACATTTTAGCGAGGTTAACAGAAGGTGCCATCTACACATTGGGGATATCGGTTTTATCCATCTTTGTTTCTTTATTAATTGGCTTACCAGTTGGTGTTCTTTCAGGCTACTTCGGGAAAAAAATAGATCAATTATTTATGAGAGTAATTGATACGTTTGTTGCGTTCCCAGATTTTTTACTGGCAATCGCGATAACAGGATTACTTGGACCCGGAATTTGGAATGTGATGATTGCCATTATTTCAGTAAAGTGGGTAGGCTATGCCCGGTTAACACGTAGTATTGTCCTAACCGAGAAGCATAAGGACTATATTACGATGTCTGCTTTTAGTGGAAGTTCTGTTTGGAAAATCATGACACTACATTTATTTAAACATATCCTACCACAAGTGATTGTTTTAGCGTCATTAGATATAGGGAAAATCATTCTTCTTATTTCTTCCCTATCCTATATCGGGTTAGGAGCACAACCACCACTGCCAGAGTGGGGAGCGATGTTAAATGAAGGAAGATTATATTTTCAAACATCTCCAGCTTTAATTATTTTTCCCGGTCTAGCGATCATGCTTGTTGTGATGGCCTTTAATCTGATAGGAGATGGCTTAAGAGATAAACTAGATGTTCAATTTAAAAGAAAGGGGTAG
- a CDS encoding ABC transporter ATP-binding protein, with protein sequence MNDPLLEMKELCIVVKHTNQTIIQSLSFTIHSGDMVGIVGESGSGKSVTAQAILGSIPMSFNMNGSILFEGEYISFQKKNKLIGTEICYIPQDYSNGFSPFFKIGSQMNEQLATHTSLSKKQRKKRILDMLERVQLPAEKVYSSYHFELSGGQLQRVVIASAMILNPKLLICDEITTALDPKNADQIMQLLKDLQTQYNTAIIFISHQLHHVMNYCDQLAVMYGGEWMEYGLTTKIKKNPTHPYTQLLLNTIPTIEADAEHLQLIPGEPGEVNREGCPFATRCPYCEPVCLHSHVTLKGTPLHQVACHLVTTKEGEGTTSDSIKSPVYI encoded by the coding sequence ATGAATGACCCTCTTTTAGAGATGAAAGAATTATGTATCGTAGTAAAACATACAAATCAAACAATCATTCAATCTCTCTCGTTTACTATACATTCTGGAGATATGGTAGGCATTGTCGGGGAAAGTGGGAGTGGAAAGAGTGTTACCGCACAGGCAATTTTAGGCTCCATTCCTATGTCGTTTAATATGAATGGCTCCATACTATTTGAGGGAGAATACATTTCTTTTCAGAAAAAAAACAAGTTGATTGGGACTGAAATTTGTTATATTCCTCAAGACTATTCAAACGGCTTTTCTCCTTTCTTTAAAATAGGCTCTCAAATGAATGAACAATTGGCCACACATACTTCTTTATCAAAAAAACAGAGAAAGAAAAGAATTTTAGACATGCTAGAAAGAGTACAACTACCGGCTGAAAAAGTTTATTCTTCTTATCACTTTGAACTTAGCGGTGGGCAATTACAACGAGTAGTTATTGCTTCTGCCATGATTCTTAATCCAAAGCTTCTTATATGTGATGAAATCACAACCGCATTAGACCCTAAAAATGCTGACCAAATTATGCAGCTTTTAAAAGACTTGCAAACACAATATAATACCGCCATTATTTTTATTAGTCATCAGCTTCATCATGTAATGAACTATTGTGACCAACTTGCTGTTATGTATGGTGGAGAATGGATGGAATACGGTCTAACAACTAAAATTAAAAAGAACCCTACACATCCGTATACACAACTACTTTTGAATACAATCCCAACGATTGAGGCAGATGCTGAACATCTTCAACTTATTCCTGGAGAACCTGGTGAAGTGAATCGTGAAGGCTGTCCATTTGCAACAAGATGTCCTTATTGTGAACCCGTTTGCCTTCATTCACATGTTACATTAAAGGGAACACCCCTTCATCAAGTAGCTTGTCACCTTGTGACTACGAAAGAAGGAGAGGGAACAACAAGTGACTCTATTAAAAGTCCAGTCTATATCTAA
- a CDS encoding ABC transporter ATP-binding protein — MTLLKVQSISKNYGKLPALDNISFSISEGTALGVVGESGSGKSTLIKSILSMESIHSGHILFLNQDIHKLKGKQKRELYKDIQIIMQDPFSSLNAKLPVWKSMVEPISNFRDRKDTLYPNLSLFDIAKKVGKMVGLKEEHLTKYPHELSGGQKQRVSIARGISLHPRLLILDEPTSSLDVSIQAQILMLLKSLKKELQTSFLFVSHDLMAVRFLCDEIVVLKEGKLLERFSSDDILNEERHDYTKQLIQYTAI; from the coding sequence GTGACTCTATTAAAAGTCCAGTCTATATCTAAAAACTACGGTAAACTTCCAGCTCTTGACAATATTTCTTTTTCTATAAGTGAAGGAACAGCGTTAGGAGTTGTAGGGGAAAGTGGGAGTGGCAAAAGCACACTTATCAAGAGCATATTAAGTATGGAAAGCATCCATTCCGGTCATATTCTTTTTTTAAATCAAGATATTCATAAGTTAAAAGGTAAGCAGAAAAGAGAGTTGTATAAAGATATTCAAATCATTATGCAGGATCCTTTTTCTTCATTGAATGCTAAGCTTCCAGTATGGAAAAGTATGGTTGAACCAATTAGTAATTTCCGTGATCGAAAAGATACCTTATACCCAAATCTTTCTTTATTTGACATTGCCAAGAAGGTTGGTAAAATGGTTGGATTAAAAGAAGAGCACCTTACTAAATATCCTCATGAGCTTAGCGGTGGTCAAAAGCAACGGGTTTCTATTGCTAGAGGGATTAGTCTTCATCCAAGATTACTTATATTAGATGAGCCCACCTCAAGTCTTGATGTTTCCATACAAGCTCAAATTCTAATGCTGTTAAAATCTCTTAAAAAAGAATTGCAAACTTCATTTTTATTCGTTTCACACGATTTAATGGCTGTACGTTTTTTATGTGATGAGATAGTAGTTTTAAAAGAAGGGAAGCTATTGGAACGCTTTTCTTCCGACGATATATTAAATGAAGAACGTCATGATTATACTAAACAACTTATACAGTATACTGCTATATAA